A genome region from Solanum pennellii chromosome 12, SPENNV200 includes the following:
- the LOC107005933 gene encoding uncharacterized protein LOC107005933: MASLLNKQRNLSPTRPPLFDDKLYKYWKIRMRDYLMAEDSEVWDVICKGPYVPTMEVKYGEVTRVIPKTRQQYNDSDKQLVRKNYKAKKLLMCGIGMKDYDLISSCESAKEIWNLLRNTFEGTEETRKSKLDFFTAQFEGFTVEEGEPVHEIQTRFSTITNELMFLDEPIPVGKQVSKILETLPRSWINECVLAEETKGPEEATPNTLFELFQAHELHKKRECLILKEKYKRTDMIDETDQNKENYVKSVEGKDIERDLVRPKISRREVFFRTLKRDMAAWKKSSSDSDDSEHTDNYFMTKSNEEDADEKVTLSYFKQNLNTFCTSKLRKLAVVLLDLISELTSEKDPISNSLDISQDGKIALVAQISDIKSQMRVLEAENLELKKKMKGVTNKTFNGKNEASSLQLELENKLHTTEMKTKIALGRNLELERDLLKRAKERHVKFVRSKNNQEKEERGPGLLDKFVRSDRNVETERKGPGPRYRFSKNTLPPWTGRFLVKPFDSYWELWLKWVPKSNNLTELNAQGMNAEVVIDDVKEKQIRPPSGEICRL, translated from the exons ATGGCGTCACTACTGAATAAACAAAGAAATCTGTCTCCCACAAGACCTCCTCTTTTTGATGATAAGCTCTACAAATATTGGAAGATTCGGATGAGAGACTATCTCATGGCTGAGGACAGTGAAGTATGGGACGTCATATGTAAAGGTCCTTATGTGCCAACTATGGAGGTTAAATATGGAGAGGTCACAAGAGTCATTCCCAAAACTAGACAACAATATAATGACTCTGACAAGCAACTAGTTCGAAAAAATTACAAAGCCAAGAAGTTGCTTATGTGTGGCATTGGAATGAAAGATTATGATTTGATCTCTTCATGTGAATCAGCCAAAGAAATTTGGAATCTCCTGAGAAATACCTTTGAAGGTACTGAGGAAACAAGGAAATCTAAGCTAGATTTCTTTACTGCTCAGTTTGAAGGTTTCACCGTGGAGGAAGGTGAACCAGTTCATGAAATTCAGACAAGATTCTCCACCATAACCAATGAGCTCATGTTTCTTGATGAACCTATCCCGGTGGGCAAACAAGTCTCTAAGATACTGGAAACTCTTCCCAGATCTTGGATAAATGAATGTGTGTTAGCTGAGGAGACAAAGGGGCCTGAAGAGGCGACTCCAAATACACTATTTGAGCTTTTTCAAGCTCATGAGTTGCATAAAAAAAGGGAGTGTCTCATTCTGAAGGAAAAATACAAAAGGACTGATATGATTGATGAGACTGATcagaataaagaaaattatgtcAAGAGTGTAGAAGGTAAAGACATTgagagggacctggtccgtCCCAAGATAAGCAGAAGAGAGGTCTTCTTCAGGACATTAAAAAGGGATATGGCTGCATGGAAAAAATCCTCAAGTGATTCAGATGATTCTGAACACACAGATAATTATTTCATGACAAAGTCAAACGAGGAAGATGCTGATGAAAAGGTAACTCTATCTTATTTCAAGCAAAACTTGAATACCTTTTGTACTAGCAAGTTGAGAAAGCTAGCAGTTGTATTACTTGATTTGATAAGTGAGCTGACAAGTGAGAAGGATCCCATAAGCAACAGTCTAGATATCTCTCAAGATGGAAAAATTGCATTAGTTGCCCAAATATCTGATATTAAAAGTCAAATGCGTGTTCTAGAAGCTGAAAATCTAGAActgaagaaaaagatgaaaggGGTAACTAATAAAACTTTTAATGGAAAGAATGAGGCAAGCAGCTTGCAGCTGGAGCTTGAGAATAAGCTGCACACTACTGAAATGAAGACCAAAATTGCATTAGGAAGAAATCTTGAGTTAGAGAGGGACTTG CTGAAAAGAGCTAAAGAAAGACATGTGAAGTTTGTCCgatctaaaaataatcaagaaaaggaagaaagggGACCTGGTCTTCTTGATAAATTTGTGAGATCCGACAGAAATGTGGAAACGGAgcgcaagggacctggtcctcgcTATCGTTTTAGCAAGAACACTTTGCCCCCTTGGACAGGAAGGTTTCTTGTTAAGCCTTTTGACAGTTATTGGGAACTCTGGTTGAAGTGGGTTCCTAAGTCTAACAA TCTCACTGAACTTAATGCTCAAGGTATGAATGCTGAG GTTGTGATTGATGATGTTAAGGAGAAGCAGATCAGACCTCCTTCAGGTGAAATATGCAGACTTTGA